One Helianthus annuus cultivar XRQ/B chromosome 12, HanXRQr2.0-SUNRISE, whole genome shotgun sequence genomic region harbors:
- the LOC110907807 gene encoding uncharacterized protein LOC110907807, with protein sequence MLHDRARPSYSPYRPRGRGPPPYSDNFTPLTKTPSEILATERVKNSFPRPPPIKLGPKAQPNEYCEFHKGFGHKTDDCMYLKREIETAVKTGRLAHLVKEIKEWGRDRKGRDAREPGRADVDMIRRRNEFDTTRSVKARILGSPNCMKAPILMPYLEEGEVQRLPLNIPAIIAGHKVSRIHVDGGSGVEVIYEHCFLRFDRDVRDRLEEDSIPLVGFNNSVSHPLGKIRLPFTVGVGDRVRTINLTFTVVRAPSKYNAILGRPGIGDLQAQASTPHGALVFQTPKSLAWVKSAYEVVSSVSKGEELGKLQEKGVEEWVLCDRFPEQTVKVGSHLSDKCKSALKELLLHNIDVFAFQHGDMTGIPRSLTEHRLNTFTWAKPVKQKKRSMGPDKRRAACEETRKLLRAGIVREVKYPSWVANPVMVQKKDGGWRMCIDFQDLNKACPKDCYPLPEIDTQVDSLSQYPLKCFLDAYKGYHQIQMSIEDEEKTAFITDEGTFCYTKMPFGLKNARATYQRFMNTLFREQRGRNLEVYVDDIVIKSLTETTMIDDIAETLNTMQDVNMKLNPGKCCFGVEEGNFLGVVVTKGGIKANPEKTQAVAEMRSPRSLKDIQQLNGRLIALNSFLSKVADKTLPFMKVLRDCLQTNEFNWTTEVEAAFQEMKAYICKLPTLATPVPGDPLLLYLSASKTTISAVMMVEREGKQIPIYFISRTLKGPEERYMPLEKLALALVFASRRLRRYFQGHKITLMTDQPLQNVLRKPELSGRLAKWAVELGEHSLEFKPRTAVKGQILADFLAEVPEDEEKELLKWEALEKEEKEREDEAVWKLLTDGASSEEGSGVGITLVSPEGVELTYAIRLDFENTNNTAEYESLLAGMSLAQKMKARHVEASTDSHLVVKQYQGEYEAKDGTMAQYVAKVKEMAKAFRTFKLEYIPRGRNRKSDALSKLASVAFDHLAKEIKVEVLTSPSLNTAEVATVEGP encoded by the coding sequence ATGTTGCATGACAGGGCAAGGCCCTCATACTCCCCATATAGACCCCGAGGGAGAGGTCCCCCTCCTTACTCCGATAACTTCACCCCTCTCACCAAGACCCCGAGTGAGATACTAGCCACAGAGAGGGTAAAGAATTCTTTCCCAAGGCCACCACCCATAAAACTGGGACCGAAAGCACAACCGAACGAGTACTGTGAGTTTCACAAAGGCTTCGGGCACAAAACCGATGACTGCATGTACCTAAAAAGGGAAATAGAAACCGCGGTGAAAACGGGGAGGCTGGCCCACTTGGTCAAGGAAATCAAGGAGTGGGGAAGGGATCGCAAGGGAAGAGATGCAAGGGAGCCAGGGAGGGCAGATGTTGATATGATTAGAAGGAGGAATGAGTTCGATACAACCAGAAGTGTAAAGGCCAGAATCCTAGGCTCCCCGAACTGCATGAAAGCTCCCATCCTTATGCCGTACCTGGAGGAAGGTGAGGTGCAACGACTCCCGTTGAACATCCCAGCCATAATAGCCGGACACAAGGTGTCTCGAATACATGTGGATGGAGGGTCAGGTGTTGAGGTAATATACGAACACTGCTTTCTTAGGTTCGACAGGGATGTAAGAGATAGATTGGAGGAAGATTCTATCCCCTTAGTGGGATTCAACAACAGTGTGTCACATCCCCTGGGAAAGATCAGGCTCCCATTCACAGTTGGGGTAGGGGATCGGGTCCGAACGATAAATCTGACCTTCACAGTAGTCAGGGCACCCTCCAAGTACAACGCGATCTTGGGAAGACCCGGAATTGGAGACTTACAAGCACAAGCATCCACCCCCCACGGGGCTTTAGTATTTCAAACACCAAAGAGTCTTGCCTGGGTTAAATCCGCTTATGAAGTAGTTTCCTCCGTATCCAAAGGGGAAGAACTGGGGAAACTCCAGGAAAAGGGGGTGGAAGAATGGGTCCTCTGTGACAGGTTCCCGGAACAAACAGTCAAGGTGGGAAGCCACTTAAGTGACAAATGCAAAAGTGCCCTAAAGGAGCTGCTCCTCCATAACATAGATGTGTTTGCATTTCAACATGGGGACATGACGGGAATCCCCAGAAGTCTAACTGAGCACCGGCTCAACACTTTCACATGGGCAAAACCAGTGAAACAAAAGAAGCGGAGCATGGGACCTGATAAAAGAAGGGCCGCATGTGAAGAGACTCGAAAGCTGCTCAGAGCGGGGATAGTCAGAGAGGTTAAATACCCATCATGGGTTGCCAACCCTGTCATGGTTCAGAAAAAGGACGGAGGGtggaggatgtgcatcgattttCAAGACCTAAACAAAGCATGTCCCAAGGACTGTTATCCCCTCCCGGAGATAGACACCCAGGTGGACTCTCTGTCCCAGTACCCCCTGAAATGCTTCCTGGATGCCTACAAGGGATACCACCAAATCCAGATGTCAATAGAAGACGAGGAGAAGACCGCTTTCATTACAGATGAGGGGACGTTTTGCTATACCAAGATGCCCTTCGGCCTCAAGAATGCCAGGGCCACATATCAGAGGTTCATGAACACCTTGTTTAGGGAGCAAAGAGGGAGGAACTTAGAGGTTTACGTTGACGACATTGTCATCAAGAGCTTAACAGAAACAACAATGATAGATGACATAGCCGAGACTCTCAACACCATGCAGGATGTGAACATGAAGCTGAACCCCGGGAAGTGTTGTTTCGGAGTAGAGGAAGGGAATTTCCTGGGGGTAGTAGTCACCAAAGGAGGAATCAAAGCAAACCCGGAAAAAACCCAGGCCGTAGCCGAAATGCGGTCTCCCAGATCCCTAAAAGATATCCAACAGCTAAATGGGAGGCTGATAGCGTTAAACAGTTTTTTATCAAAGGTAGCAGACAAGACCCTTCCCTTTATGAAAGTATTAAGGGACTGCCTCCAGACCAACGAGTTCAATTGGACCACGGAGGTCGAGGCTGCATTCCAGGAAATGAAAGCCTACATCTGTAAGCTCCCGACGTTAGCCACCCCGGTGCCCGGGGACCCGTTGCTCCTGTACCTATCCGCCTCGAAAACGACCATAAGTGCGGTCATGATGGTGGAACGGGAGGGGAAACAGATTCCTATATATTTCATTAGCAGAACACTTAAGGGGCCTGAGGAACGATATATGCCCCTGGAGAAACTCGCGTTGGCTCTAGTCTTTGCATCCCGAAGACTCAGAAGGTATTTCCAAGGGCATAAGATTACCTTGATGACTGATCAACCCCTTCAGAATGTGCTTAGGAAGCCGGAGCTATCAGGGCGGTTGGCTAAATGGGCTGTGGAGTTGGGAGAACACTCCCTGGAGTTTAAACCCAGAACGGCCGTAAAGGGACAGATACTGGCTGATTTCTTAGCGGAGGTCCCTGAGGACGAGGAGAAAGAGCTATTAAAATGGGAAGCCttagaaaaagaagaaaaagaaagggaAGATGAGGCTGTGTGGAAATTGCTCACCGATGGGGCATCCAGTGAAGAAGGAAGCGGGGTAGGCATCACGCTGGTAAGCCCCGAGGGGGTCGAGCTGACATATGCCATAAGGCTGGATTTCGAGAACACCAACAATACTGCAGAATATGAGTCCCTCCTAGCCGGGATGAGCCTGGCACAAAAAATGAAAGCAAGACACGTAGAGGCTAGCACTGACTCACATCTGGTAGTAAAACAATACCAAGGAGAGTATGAAGCCAAAGACGGCACCATGGCCCAATACGTGGCAAAAGTTAAAGAGATGGCTAAGGCATTTAGGACTTTCAAACTTGAATATATCCCTCGTGGAAGGAACAGGAAATCTGATGCACTCAGCAAGCTGGCCTCGGTAGCATTCGACCACCTCGCGAAAGAAATCAAGGTGGAGGTCCTGACATCCCCTTCCCTTAACACAGCAGAAGTTGCTACGGTCGAGGGTCCTTAA